In Pseudomonas sp. MTM4, one genomic interval encodes:
- the yedA gene encoding drug/metabolite exporter YedA, producing MSSRRSSLLLVGAFLALYLIWGSTYFVIKVGVQSWPPMLLAGLRFVIAGGLMFAWLRWRGVPVPTAKEWRSCAIVGFLLLSCGNGGVTIAEHLGVASAVAALAIATVPLFALLFGLIWGQRTAGLEWGGILLGLIGIGLLNLGHNLQASPLGAMLVLIAAASWAFGSMWSRHLSLPGGAMASAAQMLVGGVVLLLGSAASGERMHQAPDFAGWLALGYLTLFGSIVAFSAYLYLLKHVRPAAATSYAYVNPVVAVLLGITFAGERIGAEEWLAMTVIVSAVVLIGLPQWRRPRVAASVKSA from the coding sequence ATGTCTTCGCGCCGCTCATCGTTGTTGCTCGTGGGTGCTTTCCTCGCGCTCTATCTGATCTGGGGCTCGACCTATTTTGTGATCAAGGTGGGCGTGCAATCGTGGCCGCCGATGCTGCTTGCCGGGCTGCGTTTCGTCATTGCCGGTGGTTTGATGTTCGCTTGGCTGCGCTGGCGCGGTGTGCCTGTGCCGACGGCCAAAGAGTGGCGCTCATGCGCCATTGTCGGTTTCCTGCTGCTCAGCTGCGGTAACGGTGGCGTGACCATTGCCGAGCATCTGGGCGTAGCCTCGGCAGTGGCTGCGCTTGCGATCGCGACGGTGCCGCTGTTCGCATTGCTGTTCGGGCTGATCTGGGGCCAACGCACCGCTGGGCTGGAGTGGGGCGGCATTCTGCTCGGGCTGATCGGAATCGGCCTGCTCAATCTCGGTCATAACCTGCAAGCCAGTCCATTGGGCGCAATGCTGGTGCTGATCGCGGCGGCGAGCTGGGCGTTCGGCTCGATGTGGAGCCGGCATCTCAGCCTGCCGGGCGGCGCGATGGCGAGCGCTGCGCAGATGCTTGTCGGCGGAGTGGTATTGCTTCTCGGCAGCGCCGCGAGCGGTGAACGCATGCACCAGGCACCTGATTTCGCCGGCTGGCTTGCGCTTGGCTATTTGACGTTGTTTGGCTCCATCGTCGCGTTCAGCGCTTATCTCTACCTGCTCAAACACGTACGACCTGCCGCGGCCACCAGCTACGCCTATGTCAATCCGGTGGTTGCGGTACTGCTGGGCATCACCTTTGCCGGCGAGCGGATCGGTGCAGAGGAGTGGTTGGCGATGACGGTCATCGTAAGCGCCGTAGTGCTGATTGGATTGCCGCAATGGCGCCGACCGAGGGTTGCGGCGAGTGTGAAGTCTGCCTGA
- a CDS encoding MFS transporter, which translates to MPTAKSSANDTFFILSLVVFNFISFISIGIPLASLPAYIHENLGFSTAVAGIVIGAQYLTTLLCRPLAGRLADERGAKKTVLTGMVSGLVSGVLLLISALLESWPMVGIGVMVMSRLVLGFTQSLIGISAISWGITRLGPQSTARMISWNGIAAYGGVGIGAPLGVFLAQSLGLWSLGAVTMLLAALGLALAWRRDDAPLNPGERLPFGKVLWKVAPPGIGLALATIGYGTLTAFIALYYNARGWDGAAWCLTAFAFAFIGTRLLFPNLINRVGGYSVAVICLAVEILGLVMLWLAEAPGVALAGSALTGCGLSLLYPALGVGVVSRVGVANRSSGLSVFAMFFDLALGLSGAIMGALAVYIGMQSIFLGAAAMAFASLAIVWLLLKQERRPRAD; encoded by the coding sequence ATGCCCACTGCAAAATCTTCCGCCAACGACACGTTTTTCATCCTGTCGCTAGTTGTCTTCAACTTCATTTCCTTCATTTCGATCGGCATCCCACTCGCATCGCTGCCGGCCTATATCCACGAAAATCTAGGTTTCAGCACTGCCGTCGCGGGCATCGTCATCGGTGCTCAGTACCTCACTACCTTGCTCTGCCGTCCCTTGGCTGGGCGCCTTGCGGATGAGCGGGGCGCGAAGAAAACCGTGCTGACCGGCATGGTGTCCGGGCTTGTCAGTGGTGTGCTGCTACTGATTTCAGCATTGCTCGAATCCTGGCCGATGGTGGGTATCGGCGTGATGGTCATGAGCCGGCTCGTCCTGGGCTTCACGCAAAGCTTGATCGGTATTTCCGCTATCAGCTGGGGCATCACCCGTCTCGGACCGCAAAGCACGGCACGTATGATTTCCTGGAACGGTATCGCGGCTTATGGCGGCGTCGGTATCGGCGCGCCGCTGGGTGTGTTTCTTGCTCAATCGCTGGGGCTGTGGAGTCTGGGGGCGGTGACCATGCTGTTGGCTGCGCTCGGCTTGGCGCTGGCTTGGCGACGGGACGATGCGCCGCTCAATCCGGGGGAGCGGCTGCCGTTCGGTAAGGTGTTGTGGAAGGTCGCGCCGCCTGGCATCGGTCTGGCGTTGGCCACCATCGGCTACGGGACGTTAACGGCTTTCATTGCGCTGTATTACAACGCGCGAGGTTGGGATGGGGCCGCCTGGTGCCTGACGGCCTTCGCCTTCGCCTTCATCGGGACACGGCTACTATTTCCCAATCTGATCAACCGAGTGGGCGGCTACTCCGTCGCGGTGATCTGTTTAGCCGTGGAGATTCTTGGCCTGGTTATGCTTTGGCTCGCCGAGGCTCCGGGCGTTGCACTGGCCGGGTCGGCGCTGACCGGATGCGGCCTGTCCTTGCTCTATCCGGCGTTGGGCGTAGGGGTGGTGTCGCGTGTTGGGGTCGCCAACCGCAGTTCGGGACTCAGCGTGTTCGCCATGTTCTTCGATCTGGCACTAGGGTTGTCCGGCGCGATCATGGGGGCGTTGGCCGTTTACATCGGTATGCAGAGCATCTTTCTCGGTGCAGCGGCCATGGCATTTGCCAGCCTGGCGA